Part of the Woronichinia naegeliana WA131 genome, GTATTTTGGCTTTGGCGATCGCGGTGGCTAGAACGGGAACAATTACCGGAGCCTTTCCCACCATCATTTTAGCAATCCTTTACATTGCTTTTATGGTGACATTGGGGCGTAAATTTCTACAAAGATTACTAATTCACTATAAGCGAACGGGAAGGTTAAGCCAGTTAACCCTAGCCGGAATTTACATGGGCATTGTGATCTCTGCCCTCATTACAGAACTGATTGGCATTCACTTTATTTTTGGAGCCTTTCTGTTAGGGGCTGTGATGCCCAAAAATGCGGGACTGGTTAAAGAATTGGCTGAGAAAACGGAAGACTTTGTTTTAATCTTTCTCTTGCCTATCTTTTTTGCGTTCAGTGGTCTAAGAACCGAAATAGGATTACTGAATCGTCCTGAATTATGGTTACTCTGTGGAGCCGTTTTAGCGGTGGCCATTTCAGGAAAATATATTGGCACTTATGTCGCCGCCAGGGTTTCCGGCATTAATAATCGAGATGCTTCAGCTTTGGGATGGTTGATGAATACTCGTGGTTTGACTGAGTTAATTGTGCTGAATATTGGTCTGAGTTTAGGGGTGATTACGCCGTTGCTTTTTACGATGTTAGTGATTATGGCCCTGGTCACGACTTTTATGACTTCTCCCCTGTTGGAATGGACTTATCCAAAAGATAAAATTCGTCTTGATATTGTCGAACAGGAAACCCCTGATTTGGAATTGGATCAGGATAAACCCAATTATCGGATTTTAGTGCCAGTGGCCAATCCCCTCACCCAAAAAGGATTACTCAAATTAGCCGTCACGATCGCCGGCAAGCAACCTTCCATTGTTCACGCACTGTGTTTGATTGAATTGCAGGAAGACTATCAATTTCAAAGTACGCCCGATGAAGCCAATCGTTTAATTAAAAAAAGACGGGAGGGATTGGAAGAATTAATTGCCACCCTAGAACCCCCAGAAATTCGCCAAAATATCTATCCCATTGTCACCGTCGCGAGTGATGTGGCCAAGGAAACTGCCCAAATTGCGATCGCCGACCATGCCGATTTAATTATTGTGGGTTGGCATCGTTCTGGTTTTATTGATAATCGCTTAGGGGGAAGAGTAGGCAAAATTCTCAATAGCGCACCCGTTGATGTCGCCGTATTTGTCGATAAGCGCAAGGTGAAATTAGAATCTTTGTTAGTAGCCTATGCCGATAATATTCACGATGATCTAGGCTTTTCTTTGGCACTGCGTATGTTATTTCAGGATCCAAATTGTCAATTAGAAGTCCTCAGATTTAATAATGCCAATCAAAATAATGACGAAGAGGCCAGTTACGAATTTCGGAGAATGTTG contains:
- a CDS encoding cation:proton antiporter; translation: MMHLEPVVLVLIQILVVIGLSRLMGTACRKIQQPLVIGEIIAGILLGPSLLGLVLPDVKAWLFPIETLPYLNILSQIGLIFFMFLIGLELNPKYLSGQLNVAILTSHVSIVVPFSLGSILALLLYPLVSNADVSFTAFALFLGAAMSITAFPVLARIITENNLQGTKLGTLALTCAAVDDVTAWCILALAIAVARTGTITGAFPTIILAILYIAFMVTLGRKFLQRLLIHYKRTGRLSQLTLAGIYMGIVISALITELIGIHFIFGAFLLGAVMPKNAGLVKELAEKTEDFVLIFLLPIFFAFSGLRTEIGLLNRPELWLLCGAVLAVAISGKYIGTYVAARVSGINNRDASALGWLMNTRGLTELIVLNIGLSLGVITPLLFTMLVIMALVTTFMTSPLLEWTYPKDKIRLDIVEQETPDLELDQDKPNYRILVPVANPLTQKGLLKLAVTIAGKQPSIVHALCLIELQEDYQFQSTPDEANRLIKKRREGLEELIATLEPPEIRQNIYPIVTVASDVAKETAQIAIADHADLIIVGWHRSGFIDNRLGGRVGKILNSAPVDVAVFVDKRKVKLESLLVAYADNIHDDLGFSLALRMLFQDPNCQLEVLRFNNANQNNDEEASYEFRRMLELLPAIVRDRIYITQVEGTEPIQAVIEASKNADLTIAGTSRTWGIEKQTLGRYTDELAQACHSSLLITRRYSRVISHIASFIDDVAVR